The window cccccccctttctcccccccgttcctcccccccctttctcccccccctttctccccccctttctcccccccctttctccccccctttctcccccccctttctcccccccctttctcccccccctttctccccccctttctccccccctttctcccccctttctccccccctttctcccccccctttctcctccccctttctccccccccttcttctcccccccctttctcccccccctttctccccccctttctcccccccctttctccccccccctttcgcccccccctttctcccccccctttctccccccctttctccccccctttcgcccccccctttctccccccccttctcccccccttctcccccccttctccccccctttctccccccccttctcccccccttctccccccctttctcccccccctttctccccccctttctcccccccttctctctccccccctttctcccccccttctcccccccccttctccccccctttctcccccccttctccccccccttctcccccccttctcccccccttctccccccccttctcccccccttctccccccccttctcccccccttctcccccccttctccccccccttctctccccccttctccccccctttctctccccccttctccccccctttctctccccccttctcccccccctttctctcccttctcccccccctttctctcccttctccccccctttctctccgttccttccccccccctttctctccgttccttctcccccccctttctctccgttccttctcccccccctttctctccgttccttctccccccctttctctccgttccttctccccccctttctctccgttccttctccccctttctctctctcccttctcccccccttctctctctcccttctcccccccctttctctccgttccttctccccctttctctctctccgtctctcccctttctctcctctcccttctctcccccccttctcttctcccttctcccccccttctctctctcccttctcccccccttctctctctcccttctccccccttctctctctcccttctcccccccttctctctctcccttctccccccccttctctctctcccttctcccccccttctctccgttccttctccccccccctttctctccgttccttctccccccttctctctatcccttctcccccccttctctctctccctctccccccccttctctttctcccttctcccccccttctctctctcccttctccccccctaCTCCTCTCCACTCCTCTCCCCACTCCGCCTTTTGTTTTCGCAGATAGTCGGCACACAAAGCTAGTCCCAGATTTGAGCGACGGCGAGGCACCCTGATGAGTGAGCCTCGGGAGCGCAATGGATTTGACTAAGATGGGCATGATCCAGCTGCAGAACCCCTGCCACCCCACCGGGCTGCTGCACAAAGCCAACCAGATGCGCCTGGCGGGGACACTGTGCGACGTGGTCATCATGGTGGACAGCCAGGAGTTCCATGCTCACCGGACAGTGCTGGCCTGCACCAGCAAGATGTTTGAGATCCTCTTCCACCGCAACAGCCAGCATTATACCCTGGACTTCCTCTCGCCAAAGACTTTCCAGCAGATCCTGGAGTACGCATACACCGCCACACTGCAGGCCAAGGTCGAAGACTTGGACGACCTGCTCTACGCTGCCGAGATCTTGGAAATTGAGTACCTGGAGGAGCAGTGCCTGAAGATCCTGGAGACCATCCAGGCCTCTGAGGACAACGATGCCGAGGTCACCATGGCCGATggaggcactgctgctgccaccgaggaagaggaggagaggaagtCAAGGTACATCAAGGGCCTCTTCGTCTCCAAGCCTGCTGGCGAGGAGAGCAGCTACACTGGTACAGCTGGCCAGAGCCTGCCAGCGGCCACGGCGGAACAGAGCGCCTCCGCTTCCTTTGGCCCCCTCTCCGCCATGAGCCCCACCAAGGCAGCAGTGGACAGCTTGATGACCATTGGGCAGTCGCTGCTGCAGGGCACCCTGCCGCCCACCGCCTCTGAGGACTCAcgccctgctgctgccacccgcCGCCCCCCCAGCCTCACGGAGGTCAAAACTGAAGCGATGCAGGTGGACGAGGCTTCCAGCCATGACAGCCCTCGGATGGCCGAGCCCGGTGCCTCCGGCGGGGAGAAGCCTGATGAGAAGGGCAAGGAAGGGCCCGGCACCCCAACCCGCGGTAGTGTCATCACCAGCGCCCGTGAACTGCACTACGCCCGCGAGGAGGGTGCCGATCTGCCCGCCGAGCCCAGCCAGGGGCTGCCACTGGGGCCGGAGCCATCCGCCGCCACCCAGGGCGAGAAGCCCCTGGGCATCTACTCCCTGCTGCCCAACCACAAGACTGAGCCGGTGCTCGGCGTGCCGCCCTCCGTGGCGTCTGCCCTGCACGTGCAGCCGGCCTTGGCTGTCTCCATGGACTTCAGTGCCTacggggggctgctgccccagggcttCATTCAGCGGGAGCTGTTCAGCAAGCTGGGGGAGCTGGCGGCCGGCATGAAGACGGAGAGCAGGGCCCTGGGTGAGCAGTGCAGCGTGTGCGGGGCAGAGCTGCCGGACAACGAGACCCTCGAGCAGCACAGGTGAGTGTGGAAGCCGCGACGCTGCGTGCTGCACCAGCCGGGGGATTTCGGCATCTGACCAGGCGTCGCGCGTGCTGCTGCCAAGTTCCCGCCGCATACCCTGAAAGTGGGCCGTGGGGCTGCGTGCTTGGAGGGACAGCTGTTGCAACTTTCCCAGGTCTGGCAGCCATGCCAGAAGGTTCCTTCCAGCGAGCGCCGGCTGGGGAGGACAGCCTGGATGGGGCTTGGCTGTAGGTGTTTCCTGCTAGCACAAACCCCTCAGCTTTCCTTGGCTGGCAGCCGCCAAACGGCTCACAGCCACTAGCCATTGCGCTTAGGGATCTACGTGTAAAGAGACGCGGCGGGGTCAGGCAGCCCTCGCCCATCCTCTGCCCACAACCGATTCCTCCCGTGCCAGCACCCAGGCACATCCGTGTGGGgtgaggaggtggggggggacCCCTGCACCCGGCTGCAGTGATGACATTTGGGGTCGTTGCGTGCAGTGCCTTGCCAGCCCGGTAGTTTTACACCGCTCAGCCTTTTGAAAGATTTGCACTTTGTGTGAAGTAGCATGTAGGTTGGGCTGTGGGGTGAGCACGGGGGAGTGGTGCTGCCTCAGGGATGTGGGTTCTGGGTCAAACCTCCAGCCGCTGACATTTTGGGGCTCCCCTACTTGGGATGGGGGGTGGAATCTTTGTGCTCATGCTGAGCCCCGCCACTCGGAGACCTGCTGCGGGGTGGGAGCGTGGTGGTGGTTATCGGCACGTGACTTGGGTGCTCCCCCTGTTCTCTGCTTCTCGATCATGGGGACCAAAGCTTGTTCCCCATTTTTGGCCAGGGAACGGAACTGCACCTGAATTGGCATGGCTGGTCGACCCCTTTGGCGCTGGGTGTGCTTCAGCGAGCGCCATGCAGCGCTGGCCCTggtgcagctcagccccacagcaggacagcagcgGCCTGGGAGAAGGCAGTGCCGGCGCAGTGCCAGAGCCACTCGCAGCCTCCCTGGGCTGTGCACCCcgtcagatttttttttaatgaatcaaCAGGTTAATTAGTCCCGATGCACATAACGCGCGCCAGAGCCAGTGGCCGTGCTGGCACGCGCCTGTGGCAGGGGAGCTGGTGCTGCCGGCATGCTCTCTGCCTGTGGGGGCTGCCGCCCGCAAGCGGTGCGGGATGCACCGGCATCGGGTGCCGGAGCGGCGGCAACTCCCCACACGTTCAGCCCGCGATCGTTTCCAGTGCGGGGCGGCAGCCGCTGCTCTGGCGTTCTTGGCTCCGTCAGCGCTGGCAGCATCACCTCTGGCTCTGGCCGGTGACTCGGAGCTGCCACACAGAGCCTGCCGAGAGCAGCCCTCGCCCCTCAGAGGGCTCCCCTGGTCCTGTGCTGGGTGCATGGCCgctttctgctttgttcccCGGGCTCACGAGCGGGAGAGCAGGGGCTTTGCGTTCGCCcccctgcccggagctgccTCGGCgcagctcttccctgccagcGCGGTGATGCAGACTGAACGTCATGGGGGGAGAGCTGCAGTGAGGCTCTGAGAGAATCTTAACGTGCCTTTCCGCCACGGtctccagcatctccctctccccacccgAGCCCAAGAGCGGCGACGGATGCGGTTGTGAGAGAGGGCAATGCTTGGGCTGCTGCTCCACTGGTGGGGGATCTGTCCCGAGGCAGGGTGGGCTGGAGGGGTGGGCGGGAGGTGGGGGGGCCTGGCCCGCCTGTCCAGTGCAGCAGCCTGTATTTCACGGCACCTTTTGGGACTTGGCTTGTTTTGACAGCCGTGCCGTGTCAGTAgcttatttattaattattcaCGATCCTTATCAGGAGGCTGTGTATGTGCCCTGCTCCAGTAGACTGGAGGGTCTGAGcggagcagggagctgagcgCCGTCCCCGGTGAGCGAAGCCTCGCAGGCAGTTGCTTAAGCCAGCCCCAAACTCTGCTTGTCTGTTCTTGCTTTCAGGCAGATTACCTGGCGCTGGCAAACTTTGCAGGGCGAGCCAAATCCTTTGAGCCGTTTTTAAACTGATCTGTAAGACCATCCATGTTGAAAGGCATTGGGCAACAGTCCAATGAGCTTACCCCACTACCACCACCAAAAGTCTAAATCCAAGGCTTTTTTTGTGTAGAGGGGGTCTCATGTggctttttcagtgtttgctttctAATATGTtgtgaaaattaacattttgggGAGGATTTGTGGGATCCCATTGTATTCATGGAGCTGTTAAACAGCATCTATGCTAGATTGGGGTCTGTAACTCCCTTGCTGGAGCGGttctgctggcagtggcagctgcaCCGCACCGGCTACGGGGCCCCTCTCCGCTCCGGTGCCTGACAGAGAGGTGGTCTGGGGGGATCTGCACTCAGTGCCGAGGTCCCAGCACGACCTCCCCAAGCTGGCTGACGGTGAGGGCAGGATGTGCCGAGGGCACGGTGATGACGCTCCTCGACTGGCGGCTTTCGCTGACCTCTTTCTGCTGTGCATTTGCTGCTGAGGTTTTGCTTTCCGAGCCCAAAGTGAGCGAGGAGGTGCCCAGAGCAGAgttgctcccagctgcagcgagctgggggctggctgccaGAGAGGGGTACCTCACCATAGCACAGGATGCTCGCTGATAGTGTTGGTGCGCCGAGCCCCAGCAGGTGACGGACAGAGCCCAAGCCCATCCAGAGCCGTCACGACTCTTTCTGCGAGGAGCTGAGCGAGCCAGCGTGTGCCGTGCCTGTTTACATCA of the Falco rusticolus isolate bFalRus1 chromosome 16, bFalRus1.pri, whole genome shotgun sequence genome contains:
- the ZBTB16 gene encoding zinc finger and BTB domain-containing protein 16; this encodes MDLTKMGMIQLQNPCHPTGLLHKANQMRLAGTLCDVVIMVDSQEFHAHRTVLACTSKMFEILFHRNSQHYTLDFLSPKTFQQILEYAYTATLQAKVEDLDDLLYAAEILEIEYLEEQCLKILETIQASEDNDAEVTMADGGTAAATEEEEERKSRYIKGLFVSKPAGEESSYTGTAGQSLPAATAEQSASASFGPLSAMSPTKAAVDSLMTIGQSLLQGTLPPTASEDSRPAAATRRPPSLTEVKTEAMQVDEASSHDSPRMAEPGASGGEKPDEKGKEGPGTPTRGSVITSARELHYAREEGADLPAEPSQGLPLGPEPSAATQGEKPLGIYSLLPNHKTEPVLGVPPSVASALHVQPALAVSMDFSAYGGLLPQGFIQRELFSKLGELAAGMKTESRALGEQCSVCGAELPDNETLEQHRKLHSGMKTYGCELCGKRFLDSLRLRMHLLAHSAGAKALVCDQCGAQFSKEDALETHRQTHTGTDMAVFCLLCGKRFQTQSALQQHMEVHAGVRSYICSECNRTFPSHTALKRHLRSHTGDHPYECEFCGSCFRDESTLKGHKRIHTGEKPYECNGCGKKFSLKHQLETHYRVHTGEKPFECKLCHQRSRDYSAMIKHLRTHNGASPYQCTICLEYCPSLSAMQKHMKGHKPEEIPTDWRIEKTYLYLCYV